A stretch of Geomonas oryzisoli DNA encodes these proteins:
- the flgF gene encoding flagellar basal-body rod protein FlgF, translating into MNAGMYAALTGNLSAQRRLDVISNNLANASTTGFKADQIQFESVLANVKNSTQGPVFSNDRYSTDFSAGSLQRTDNALDVALEGDGFFVVNTPQGTAYTRQGSFHLSGNGRLVTADGYEVQGSGGAITVPANGKVEIGSGGQVSVNGNAVGTISTVDFAKPYALNKLGNGLFQPADPNAATTASTAGIKQGYLETSNVKAVVEMSRLIEASRYFEICAKAVKTYDDLTARAANDLGKV; encoded by the coding sequence ATGAACGCAGGGATGTACGCGGCCTTGACCGGCAACCTTTCCGCGCAGCGCAGGCTGGACGTGATCTCCAACAACCTGGCCAACGCCAGCACCACCGGTTTCAAGGCGGACCAGATCCAGTTCGAGAGTGTGCTGGCCAATGTCAAAAATTCGACACAGGGGCCGGTTTTCAGCAACGACCGTTACTCGACCGACTTCTCGGCCGGGTCGCTGCAAAGGACCGACAACGCGCTCGACGTGGCGCTGGAAGGGGACGGCTTCTTCGTGGTGAACACCCCGCAGGGGACCGCCTACACCCGCCAGGGGAGCTTCCACCTGAGCGGGAACGGCAGGCTGGTGACCGCGGACGGCTACGAGGTGCAGGGAAGCGGCGGCGCCATCACCGTTCCCGCCAACGGCAAGGTCGAGATCGGCTCCGGCGGGCAGGTGAGCGTGAACGGCAACGCGGTCGGGACCATCAGCACGGTGGACTTCGCGAAGCCGTACGCCCTGAACAAACTGGGCAACGGGCTGTTCCAGCCCGCCGACCCCAACGCCGCGACCACAGCGTCGACCGCCGGGATCAAGCAGGGATACCTGGAGACCTCCAACGTCAAGGCGGTGGTGGAGATGTCGCGCCTGATCGAGGCGAGCCGCTACTTCGAGATCTGCGCCAAGGCCGTGAAGACCTACGACGACCTGACCGCCCGCGCCGCAAACGATCTGGGGAAGGTCTAA
- a CDS encoding MinD/ParA family protein gives MSCLATDQAESLRRLAGRAKTEVPDQLQVREGLRVISVTSGKGGVGKTSVVVNLAASLAAKGQRVLIVDSNPGVGDICLRLGKDAPYRMGQVLSGDIALQDTVVELGGGVSVLPAGMEVQQYSALSPWERSALLKAMLRLQNDFDYFLIDTGSGIAANLTGFASLAREIMLVVTPEPTSITDAYALIKMLSGRDSSFRFRLLINMCRDNQEGETLFSKLAAITGRFLQVEFDHAGTILHDELLVESVRRRGALYRLFPEAKASTGFKKLAHKINAERTAGAGAMPVASVASSTMWRNHELSS, from the coding sequence ATGTCTTGCCTAGCAACAGACCAGGCCGAATCGCTCAGGAGACTGGCGGGACGTGCCAAGACCGAAGTACCGGACCAGCTCCAGGTGCGCGAGGGGCTCAGGGTGATCTCGGTCACCAGCGGCAAAGGCGGGGTCGGCAAGACCTCGGTGGTGGTGAACCTGGCCGCGTCGCTCGCCGCCAAGGGGCAGCGGGTCCTGATCGTGGACTCCAACCCCGGCGTCGGCGACATCTGCCTGCGCCTGGGTAAGGACGCGCCCTACCGCATGGGGCAGGTGCTCTCCGGCGACATCGCCCTGCAGGACACGGTGGTGGAACTGGGAGGGGGTGTGAGCGTGCTTCCTGCCGGGATGGAGGTGCAGCAGTACAGCGCCCTCTCCCCCTGGGAGCGCAGCGCGCTCTTAAAGGCGATGCTCCGGTTGCAGAACGATTTCGACTACTTCCTGATCGACACCGGTTCCGGGATCGCGGCCAACCTGACCGGCTTCGCTTCCCTCGCCCGTGAGATCATGCTGGTGGTTACCCCCGAGCCGACCTCGATCACCGATGCGTACGCGCTGATCAAGATGCTCTCCGGCCGCGACAGTTCGTTCCGTTTCCGGCTCCTGATCAATATGTGCCGCGACAACCAGGAGGGGGAAACACTCTTTTCGAAGTTGGCCGCAATTACGGGCCGCTTTTTGCAAGTAGAGTTTGACCACGCGGGAACGATCCTGCACGACGAGCTCCTGGTGGAAAGTGTGAGGCGTCGCGGGGCTTTATACCGACTCTTCCCGGAAGCCAAGGCGTCGACGGGATTCAAAAAATTGGCACACAAAATCAATGCGGAGCGGACGGCCGGCGCAGGGGCCATGCCGGTAGCTTCGGTGGCATCCAGCACGATGTGGAGGAACCATGAATTGTCTTCTTAA
- a CDS encoding FliA/WhiG family RNA polymerase sigma factor, with product MNCLLKAYEHEAQRGVPMSRDELVVSHLPLVKFIVDRIASSLPPHLDRDDLRSAAVIGLISAAERFDPSRGVQFKTFAEQRIRGTIMDELRAQDWLTRSLRDKFKKLEKEFSQLEQRLGRNPSSDEVATAMGLELKDYFRLLEEIHLLSFVSLDDAWHDEDGAPFGLLDVLEDKGTESPQSQLIARQTVERLAEAIDSLPEKERIVITLYYYEELNLKEIGAVLDLTESRISQLHSQAIVRLRGKMKRVA from the coding sequence ATGAATTGTCTTCTTAAGGCGTATGAGCATGAGGCGCAGCGCGGGGTCCCGATGAGCAGGGACGAACTGGTGGTCAGCCACCTCCCGCTGGTTAAGTTCATTGTCGACCGGATCGCCTCGTCACTCCCCCCGCACCTCGACCGGGACGACCTGAGAAGCGCCGCGGTAATCGGCCTGATCTCCGCCGCGGAACGATTCGATCCCAGCCGCGGGGTACAGTTCAAGACCTTCGCCGAGCAGCGCATCCGGGGCACCATCATGGATGAGCTGCGGGCCCAGGACTGGCTGACCAGGAGCCTCAGGGACAAGTTCAAGAAACTGGAGAAGGAGTTCTCCCAGCTCGAGCAGCGCCTGGGCAGGAACCCCTCCAGCGACGAGGTGGCCACCGCCATGGGCCTTGAGCTCAAGGACTACTTCCGGCTCCTGGAGGAGATCCATCTCCTCTCCTTCGTCTCCCTGGACGACGCCTGGCACGACGAGGACGGCGCTCCCTTCGGCCTGCTCGACGTCCTGGAGGACAAGGGTACCGAGAGCCCGCAGAGCCAGCTGATCGCGCGCCAGACCGTGGAGCGCCTCGCCGAAGCGATCGATTCCCTCCCCGAGAAGGAACGCATCGTGATCACGCTCTACTACTACGAGGAACTGAACCTCAAGGAGATCGGCGCCGTGCTCGATCTCACCGAGTCGCGCATCTCGCAGCTGCACAGCCAGGCCATCGTCAGGCTGCGCGGCAAGATGAAGCGCGTGGCCTAG
- the flgG gene encoding flagellar basal-body rod protein FlgG — protein MIRALWTAASGMQAQQLNIDVVAHNLANSSTTGFKKSRADFQDLMYQTEKTTGAPATNTTTIPTGIQVGLGVRPGSVSKIFTTGTMVHTGNELDVAIEGDGFIQVQQSDGTTAYTRAGSLKKDGQGRVVTPDGQPIVPEIVIPSNATSINIGSDGTVSVQQAGQTASTTVGTIQLANFTNPAGLNAIGKNLFLPTDSSGNATTGTAGQNGLGTLEQGYIEQSNVSVMEEMVSMIVSQRAYEINSKAIQASDDMLQQAAALKR, from the coding sequence ATGATAAGAGCACTTTGGACCGCCGCATCAGGGATGCAGGCTCAGCAGCTCAACATAGACGTGGTGGCCCACAACCTGGCCAACTCCAGCACCACCGGCTTCAAGAAAAGCCGCGCCGACTTCCAGGACCTCATGTACCAGACCGAGAAGACCACCGGCGCCCCGGCCACCAACACCACCACCATCCCGACCGGCATCCAGGTCGGCCTCGGTGTCCGCCCCGGCTCGGTGAGCAAGATCTTCACCACCGGCACCATGGTGCACACGGGCAACGAACTGGACGTGGCCATCGAAGGGGACGGCTTCATCCAGGTGCAGCAGTCCGACGGCACCACCGCCTACACCCGCGCCGGTTCGCTCAAGAAGGACGGGCAGGGGAGGGTGGTCACCCCGGACGGGCAGCCCATCGTCCCGGAAATCGTCATCCCAAGTAACGCCACCAGCATCAACATCGGCTCCGACGGTACCGTCTCGGTGCAGCAGGCGGGACAGACGGCCTCCACCACGGTGGGGACCATCCAGCTTGCCAACTTCACCAACCCCGCGGGCCTGAACGCCATCGGCAAGAACCTCTTCCTCCCCACCGACTCCTCGGGCAACGCCACCACCGGCACCGCCGGTCAGAACGGGCTGGGAACCCTGGAGCAGGGGTACATCGAGCAGAGCAACGTGAGCGTCATGGAGGAGATGGTGAGCATGATCGTCTCCCAGCGCGCCTACGAGATCAACTCCAAGGCGATCCAGGCCTCGGACGACATGCTGCAGCAGGCCGCTGCGCTGAAGAGGTAA
- the flgA gene encoding flagellar basal body P-ring formation chaperone FlgA → MRAFLLALALLALPLSGFAQALPAAVNVVSEATVKAAIKEYLVQKAAPLNADITVKKINYQGDLKLPAGKVTFDVVAPERWEGYGPASVALMVRVDDQVKKNQTVLVEVEALAEMVVAARPLERGEVLSASDLAIVKRDLAQVQGRYFNNIDEAVGLRVKSTLRANAPIRKDNLEKVPIVKSGQVVTIVAENDVVRITATGRAKGAGASGDLITVQNLSSQKEIAARVVDATTVKVDF, encoded by the coding sequence ATGCGCGCGTTTTTGCTGGCTCTCGCGCTCCTTGCCCTGCCGCTCTCCGGCTTCGCCCAGGCGCTCCCCGCCGCGGTCAACGTGGTGAGCGAGGCGACCGTCAAGGCGGCCATCAAGGAGTACCTGGTGCAGAAGGCGGCACCCTTGAACGCCGACATCACCGTCAAGAAGATCAACTACCAGGGGGACCTGAAGCTCCCCGCCGGCAAGGTGACCTTCGACGTGGTGGCCCCGGAGCGCTGGGAAGGGTACGGACCCGCCTCGGTGGCCCTCATGGTGCGGGTCGACGACCAGGTGAAGAAAAATCAGACCGTGCTGGTCGAGGTCGAGGCGCTGGCCGAGATGGTGGTGGCCGCACGCCCCCTGGAGCGGGGCGAGGTGCTCTCCGCCTCCGACCTCGCCATCGTGAAACGGGACCTGGCCCAGGTGCAGGGACGTTATTTCAACAACATCGACGAGGCGGTGGGACTGAGGGTGAAGAGCACCCTGCGCGCCAACGCCCCGATCAGAAAGGACAATCTGGAGAAGGTGCCCATCGTCAAGAGCGGGCAGGTGGTGACCATCGTGGCCGAGAACGACGTGGTGCGCATCACCGCGACCGGGCGGGCCAAGGGGGCCGGCGCCTCGGGCGACCTGATCACGGTGCAGAACCTCTCCTCGCAGAAGGAGATCGCGGCGCGGGTGGTCGACGCGACCACGGTAAAGGTGGATTTCTAG